The Burkholderia cepacia ATCC 25416 genome includes a window with the following:
- the alr gene encoding alanine racemase produces the protein MPRPIVAHIRPDAIRHNLDFIRRTAAQSRVWAVVKADAYGHGIERIYPGLAAADGIALLDLDEAVRVRELGWDKPVLLLEGIFEPADVELADRHRLTVSVHCDEQLDLLIAAKPRQPIDIQLKMNSGMNRLGYRPDVFRAAWERAAGAPSIGKITLMMHFANADEGQADWQLEQFDAATAGIPGERSTSNSAAVLWHPHAHRDWVRPGTILYGASPTGASRDIADTPLMPAMTLTSKIIGVQTLAPEETVGYGRRFTADRPMRIGVVACGYADGYPRHAPTGTPIAVDGVMTRVVGRVSMDMLTVDLTPCPDAGIGSSVELWGDQVKVDDVAEASGTIGYELMCALARRVPVVIVPPGASGEQPALRTGSYGR, from the coding sequence ATGCCCCGTCCCATCGTCGCCCATATCCGCCCTGACGCCATCCGCCACAACCTCGACTTCATCCGCCGCACCGCCGCGCAATCGCGCGTGTGGGCCGTCGTCAAGGCCGACGCATACGGCCACGGCATCGAGCGGATCTATCCGGGCCTCGCCGCCGCCGACGGCATCGCGCTGCTCGACCTCGACGAAGCCGTGCGCGTGCGCGAGCTCGGCTGGGACAAGCCCGTGCTGCTGCTCGAAGGGATCTTCGAGCCGGCCGACGTCGAGCTGGCCGACCGTCATCGGCTGACGGTGTCGGTGCACTGCGACGAACAGCTCGACCTTCTAATCGCGGCAAAGCCGCGGCAGCCGATCGACATCCAGCTCAAGATGAACTCCGGGATGAACCGCCTCGGCTACCGGCCCGACGTTTTCCGCGCGGCGTGGGAGCGCGCGGCCGGCGCGCCGTCGATCGGCAAGATCACGCTGATGATGCATTTCGCGAACGCCGACGAAGGCCAGGCCGACTGGCAGCTCGAACAGTTCGATGCGGCCACGGCGGGGATTCCCGGCGAGCGCTCGACGTCGAACTCGGCGGCCGTGCTGTGGCATCCGCACGCGCACCGCGACTGGGTGCGGCCCGGCACGATCCTGTACGGTGCATCGCCGACGGGTGCGTCGCGGGATATCGCCGACACGCCGCTGATGCCCGCGATGACGCTGACGAGCAAGATCATCGGCGTGCAGACGCTCGCGCCGGAAGAAACCGTCGGCTACGGCCGCCGCTTCACGGCCGACCGGCCGATGCGGATCGGCGTCGTCGCATGCGGTTATGCGGACGGCTATCCGCGCCACGCGCCGACCGGCACGCCGATCGCGGTGGACGGCGTGATGACGCGCGTCGTCGGCCGCGTGTCGATGGACATGCTGACCGTCGACCTGACGCCGTGCCCGGACGCGGGCATCGGGTCGAGCGTCGAGCTGTGGGGCGACCAGGTGAAGGTGGACGACGTGGCGGAAGCCAGCGGCACGATCGGCTACGAGCTGATGTGTGCGCTCGCGCGCCGCGTGCCGGTCGTGATCGTGCCGCCCGGTGCGTCGGGCGAACAGCCGGCGCTGCGGACCGGAAGCTACGGGCGCTGA
- a CDS encoding enoyl-CoA hydratase codes for MESHQETAEPILLHDAHDGVVTLRLNRPQQFNALSEAMLASLHDAFDTLAADPHVRCVVLAAEGRAFCAGHDLRQMRGTPELDYYRTLFAQCSRVMLAMRALPVPVIARVHGIATAAGCQLVAACDLAVAADTARFAVSGINVGLFCSTPAVALSRNVTAKRAFDMLVTGRFVDAATAAAWGLVNEAVPEDALDAAVTRKVAEIVAKSPAAVRYGKQMFYRQRELPLDEAYAYAGDVMARNMMEEDAGEGIDAFLEKRKPTWRS; via the coding sequence ATGGAATCCCATCAAGAGACTGCCGAGCCGATCCTGTTGCACGACGCGCACGACGGCGTCGTCACGCTGCGACTGAATCGCCCGCAGCAATTCAACGCGTTATCCGAGGCGATGCTCGCGAGCCTGCACGATGCGTTCGATACGCTGGCGGCCGATCCGCACGTGCGCTGCGTTGTGCTGGCCGCCGAAGGCCGGGCGTTCTGCGCGGGCCACGACCTGCGGCAGATGCGCGGCACACCCGAGCTCGATTACTACCGCACGCTGTTCGCGCAGTGCAGCCGCGTGATGCTCGCGATGCGCGCGTTGCCGGTGCCGGTGATCGCACGCGTGCACGGCATCGCGACGGCGGCCGGTTGCCAGCTCGTCGCCGCGTGCGATCTGGCCGTCGCGGCCGATACCGCGCGCTTCGCGGTATCGGGCATCAACGTCGGGCTGTTCTGTTCGACGCCGGCCGTTGCGTTGAGCCGCAACGTCACGGCGAAGCGCGCGTTCGACATGCTCGTGACCGGGCGTTTCGTCGATGCGGCGACGGCCGCCGCGTGGGGGCTCGTCAACGAGGCCGTGCCCGAGGACGCGCTCGACGCGGCCGTCACACGCAAGGTCGCCGAGATCGTCGCGAAGAGCCCGGCCGCGGTGCGGTACGGCAAGCAGATGTTCTATCGCCAGCGCGAGTTGCCGCTCGACGAAGCCTATGCGTATGCGGGCGACGTGATGGCGCGCAACATGATGGAAGAGGATGCGGGCGAAGGGATCGACGCGTTCCTCGAGAAGCGCAAGCCGACGTGGCGTTCGTAG